In Meiothermus ruber DSM 1279, the following proteins share a genomic window:
- a CDS encoding zf-TFIIB domain-containing protein, which produces MPLLICPNCQTGMNEIQRNGVHIDVCPKCRGVWLDGGEMEKLLGQVRQYEQEYEAEIERYRQQYAPPPTHHRNPYDTDDDEYYKRHGKKKSKLGRLFDLFD; this is translated from the coding sequence ATGCCCCTGCTGATCTGCCCAAACTGCCAGACCGGAATGAACGAAATCCAGCGCAACGGTGTGCACATAGACGTCTGCCCCAAGTGCCGGGGTGTCTGGCTCGATGGCGGTGAGATGGAAAAACTGCTGGGCCAGGTGCGCCAGTACGAACAGGAATACGAGGCCGAGATCGAGCGCTACCGCCAGCAGTACGCCCCCCCGCCCACCCATCACCGCAACCCCTACGACACCGACGACGACGAGTACTACAAGCGCCACGGTAAGAAGAAAAGCAAGCTGGGCCGGCTTTTTGACCTGTTCGACTAA
- a CDS encoding NADH-quinone oxidoreductase subunit A, whose amino-acid sequence MSPISEYQALLVYLAVAVGIAVLATVVGALLGPKKGGRFKLMPYESGNDPAGEVKRFPVHFYAVAMLFIIFDVEVAFLWPYAVSAGTVGVVGFFGLLAFTLLLFVGFLYEWYKGVMKWH is encoded by the coding sequence ATGTCACCGATTAGTGAGTATCAGGCTCTGCTGGTGTACTTGGCTGTTGCCGTCGGCATTGCCGTGCTGGCAACCGTGGTGGGGGCCCTGCTGGGCCCTAAAAAGGGCGGTCGTTTCAAGTTGATGCCCTACGAGTCGGGCAACGACCCCGCCGGGGAGGTCAAGCGCTTCCCGGTGCACTTCTACGCGGTGGCGATGCTGTTCATCATCTTCGATGTGGAGGTGGCCTTTTTGTGGCCCTACGCGGTGAGCGCCGGTACCGTGGGTGTGGTGGGCTTTTTCGGCCTGCTGGCCTTCACGCTTTTGTTGTTCGTGGGGTTTTTGTACGAGTGGTACAAGGGCGTGATGAAATGGCACTAG
- a CDS encoding ABC transporter permease, with translation MAPAYRAVLGGYWLGWLLLGLGFGLLLWFIVAWWHQTEPASGSQKLLIVLGFLGVVWGIARVARQFVDTPNPVIGFTPAALTLLALVVTAEALLRAYQVPPGLIPTPSRVLSTLLEVRDVLLQDAFQTVVLEALVGYLVGCSLGLVTALLVSRYVFLERGLLPYAALFSSIPIVALAPVLVKMIGIDWPSKAVIVAITVFFPMVVNTFRGLTEVSPLSLDLMRSYAAGEVQQYRWLRLPNALPFIFNALKLGTTLAMIGAIVGEFFGANGQGLGFRIQIEAGRFGFDIVWSAIIVASVIGIAWYGLVAWLERRFTGWHVSFR, from the coding sequence ATGGCCCCAGCATACCGGGCAGTCTTGGGCGGCTACTGGCTGGGGTGGCTTTTGCTGGGGCTGGGGTTTGGGCTATTGCTGTGGTTTATCGTGGCCTGGTGGCACCAGACCGAACCGGCCTCCGGCTCCCAAAAGCTGCTGATTGTCCTCGGCTTTTTGGGGGTGGTGTGGGGTATTGCCAGGGTGGCCCGGCAGTTTGTGGACACCCCCAACCCGGTCATCGGCTTCACCCCCGCGGCCCTCACCCTGCTGGCCCTGGTGGTGACCGCCGAGGCCCTGCTGCGGGCCTACCAGGTGCCCCCCGGCCTGATTCCTACACCCAGCCGGGTGCTCTCCACCTTGCTGGAGGTGCGGGATGTGCTTTTGCAGGACGCGTTTCAAACCGTGGTGCTGGAGGCCCTGGTGGGCTATCTGGTCGGCTGTAGCCTGGGTCTGGTTACGGCCTTGCTGGTAAGCCGGTATGTGTTTTTGGAGCGGGGACTTCTGCCGTACGCTGCGCTTTTTAGCAGCATCCCGATAGTGGCCCTGGCCCCGGTGCTGGTCAAGATGATCGGGATTGACTGGCCCTCCAAGGCGGTTATCGTGGCTATTACGGTGTTTTTTCCCATGGTGGTGAACACTTTCCGGGGTCTGACCGAGGTCAGCCCGCTCTCACTCGACCTGATGCGCTCGTACGCCGCCGGGGAAGTGCAGCAGTACCGCTGGCTGCGCCTGCCCAACGCCCTGCCCTTCATCTTCAACGCCCTCAAGCTGGGTACGACCCTGGCCATGATCGGGGCCATCGTGGGCGAGTTCTTTGGGGCCAACGGCCAGGGGCTGGGCTTTCGCATCCAGATCGAGGCCGGGCGTTTTGGCTTCGACATCGTCTGGTCGGCCATCATTGTGGCCTCGGTGATTGGCATCGCCTGGTATGGCCTGGTGGCGTGGCTCGAGCGTAGGTTTACGGGATGGCACGTATCTTTCCGCTAG
- a CDS encoding ABC transporter substrate-binding protein: MKKWSVVWVLAVFLLASLASAQQNLVKVNLQLKWFPQAQFAGFFVAKERGFFRAQGLDVTLLPAGDQSPIQVVQSGAADFGTTWIADLLTARERGIPVVHLAQIFQRSGFTLVALKSTGIKDLCKDLKGKSVGVWPSGNEYPAVALFRKCGLTSSLDPRVTNPDVTAVSYPFDPALVFPDKVQLVSAMTYNEVNQIAGLGYDETKVDVFKLADEGINLLEDLIFTTERVLNDRNFKGSGLTGRQVAARLIRASIQGWNWAVANQAETVEKYVLPFCGNTCKGSGTRADAKGHQTWQMAEIAKLYNAGATTKGWAGFLVPADYQASVRLLREQGILTKDPPAATVDYGPWEAATGKRARDWK; encoded by the coding sequence ATGAAGAAGTGGTCGGTCGTTTGGGTACTGGCAGTTTTCTTGCTGGCGTCGTTGGCGAGCGCCCAGCAAAACCTGGTGAAGGTAAACCTGCAGCTCAAGTGGTTTCCGCAGGCCCAGTTTGCTGGTTTCTTTGTGGCTAAAGAACGGGGCTTTTTCCGGGCCCAGGGGCTGGATGTAACCCTGCTACCGGCGGGCGACCAGTCCCCCATTCAGGTGGTGCAGTCCGGCGCGGCCGACTTCGGCACCACCTGGATTGCCGACCTGCTCACCGCTCGGGAGCGCGGCATTCCGGTGGTGCACCTGGCCCAGATTTTCCAGCGCTCGGGCTTTACGCTGGTGGCGCTGAAATCCACCGGCATCAAGGACCTGTGCAAAGACCTCAAGGGTAAGAGCGTGGGGGTCTGGCCTTCCGGCAACGAGTACCCGGCGGTGGCCCTGTTCCGCAAGTGCGGCCTGACCAGCTCGCTGGACCCCCGGGTAACCAACCCCGATGTCACCGCGGTGAGCTACCCCTTCGACCCGGCCCTGGTCTTCCCCGACAAGGTGCAGTTGGTCTCGGCCATGACCTATAACGAGGTCAACCAGATCGCCGGGCTGGGCTACGACGAGACCAAGGTGGATGTGTTCAAGCTGGCCGATGAGGGTATCAACCTGCTTGAAGACCTGATTTTTACCACCGAACGGGTTTTGAATGACCGCAACTTCAAGGGTTCGGGCCTCACGGGCCGTCAGGTGGCCGCGCGCCTGATTCGGGCCTCCATCCAGGGCTGGAACTGGGCGGTGGCCAACCAGGCCGAGACCGTCGAAAAGTATGTGCTGCCCTTCTGCGGCAACACCTGCAAAGGCTCCGGCACCCGCGCCGACGCCAAGGGCCACCAGACCTGGCAGATGGCCGAGATCGCCAAGCTCTACAACGCCGGGGCCACCACCAAAGGCTGGGCCGGCTTCCTGGTGCCTGCCGACTACCAGGCCTCGGTGCGCCTGCTGCGCGAGCAGGGCATCCTGACCAAAGACCCCCCGGCGGCCACCGTGGACTACGGCCCCTGGGAAGCCGCCACCGGTAAGCGGGCTCGAGACTGGAAATAA
- a CDS encoding ABC transporter ATP-binding protein, translating into MSVQGVSMVFPNGTVALKDANLEIAQGEFISLIGPSGCGKTTLLRLLADLIQPSSGTIRIGGKSPEQARKARAYGYVFQAPTLMEWRNVLSNVMLPLEVMNFPVQERRARAERMLALVGLEKFARHYPWQLSGGMQQRVSIARALAFDPQLLFMDEPFGALDEITRENLNLELLRLWRETGKTIIFVTHSIPEAVFLSTRIVVMTPRPGKIETVIPVDLPQPRTFETRETTRFFELATLVREALRKGHSYEVTE; encoded by the coding sequence GTGTCGGTGCAGGGTGTCTCGATGGTGTTTCCAAACGGAACCGTGGCCCTGAAGGATGCCAACCTCGAGATCGCCCAGGGGGAGTTCATCAGCCTGATTGGGCCCTCGGGTTGCGGTAAAACCACCCTGCTGCGCCTGCTGGCCGACCTGATCCAGCCCTCTTCGGGCACCATCCGCATCGGGGGTAAAAGCCCCGAGCAGGCCCGCAAGGCCCGGGCCTACGGCTATGTGTTCCAGGCCCCCACCCTGATGGAGTGGCGCAATGTGCTCTCGAACGTAATGCTGCCCTTGGAGGTGATGAACTTTCCCGTGCAGGAGCGCAGGGCCAGGGCCGAGCGGATGCTGGCTTTGGTGGGGCTGGAGAAGTTCGCCAGGCACTACCCCTGGCAGCTTTCGGGCGGGATGCAGCAGCGGGTCTCCATCGCCCGGGCCCTGGCTTTCGACCCGCAGCTTTTGTTCATGGATGAGCCCTTTGGCGCCCTGGACGAGATTACCCGCGAGAACCTGAACCTGGAGCTTTTGCGCCTGTGGCGCGAGACCGGTAAGACCATCATCTTTGTGACCCACTCCATCCCCGAGGCGGTCTTCCTCTCCACCCGGATCGTGGTGATGACCCCGCGCCCCGGCAAGATCGAGACGGTCATACCGGTAGACCTGCCCCAGCCCCGCACCTTCGAGACCCGCGAGACCACGCGCTTTTTCGAGCTGGCCACCCTGGTGCGTGAGGCTTTGCGCAAAGGCCACAGCTACGAGGTGACCGAGTGA
- a CDS encoding NADH-quinone oxidoreductase subunit C, with product MQKLTELKKQAQANGWAIEEAHGNTWVVVPRGEFKALLTQLKSQGWNYLADVVGIDYLKYPQPKPERFCVVYELVSLPGYQGGDGSRVFIRVYVPEANPSLPSLTDLWMGADYLEREVFDLLGIRFEGHPDLRKILTPEDLEGHPLRKDFPLGETPTLFKEGRFIDPDAFRAGLSGDKGGMTGWRGGTRKGYQDVAAEVQKVVKGGN from the coding sequence ATGCAAAAGCTGACCGAGCTAAAAAAACAGGCTCAAGCCAACGGTTGGGCCATCGAGGAGGCCCACGGCAACACCTGGGTGGTGGTGCCCCGCGGCGAGTTCAAGGCCTTGCTGACCCAGCTCAAAAGCCAGGGTTGGAACTACCTGGCCGACGTGGTGGGCATTGACTACCTGAAATACCCCCAACCCAAACCGGAGCGTTTCTGCGTGGTTTATGAGCTGGTTTCGTTGCCGGGCTACCAGGGGGGCGATGGCAGCCGGGTCTTCATCCGGGTGTATGTGCCCGAGGCCAACCCCAGCCTGCCCAGTCTGACCGATCTATGGATGGGGGCTGACTACCTCGAGCGCGAGGTCTTCGACCTGCTGGGCATCCGCTTCGAGGGCCACCCCGACCTGCGCAAAATCCTGACCCCCGAAGACCTGGAAGGCCACCCCCTGCGCAAGGACTTCCCCCTGGGCGAGACCCCCACTTTGTTCAAGGAGGGCCGCTTCATTGATCCCGACGCTTTCCGGGCCGGCCTGTCCGGCGATAAAGGCGGCATGACCGGCTGGCGGGGGGGTACCCGCAAGGGTTACCAGGATGTGGCCGCTGAGGTGCAGAAGGTTGTGAAGGGAGGCAACTGA
- a CDS encoding ABC transporter permease yields the protein MRTSPNLVPMLVVALVVLALYWPLMYLANIPVAQRALDTGAALPCQTAFECATQLRSPVLPSPQQLWNGFGNLMFPLNSPNAIPVNAAVTAFETVVGLLLAAVVGFFFAIGMVASRAFERALLPWIVASQTVPIIAIAPMLVVLLGQYGVQGWLPKAIIAAYIAFFPITIGVAKGLKSPDPMALDLMKTYNASHWQTYLKLRFPASVPYLFTAFKVAMTAALIGAIVAEISTISFQGIGKMLAENSRASDVVAMWVIMLSSAVLGILLVALVNWLERLLTPWRRPAGGTAVSANAKQARLPGREGVG from the coding sequence ATGCGAACCTCGCCCAACCTGGTACCCATGCTGGTGGTGGCCCTGGTGGTGCTGGCGCTGTACTGGCCGCTAATGTACCTAGCCAACATCCCGGTAGCGCAGCGGGCCTTGGATACGGGCGCGGCCCTGCCCTGCCAGACTGCTTTCGAGTGTGCAACCCAGCTCAGGAGCCCGGTGCTGCCCTCACCCCAGCAGCTCTGGAACGGCTTTGGCAACCTGATGTTTCCCCTCAACTCACCCAACGCCATTCCCGTCAACGCCGCCGTGACGGCCTTCGAGACGGTGGTGGGTTTGCTGCTGGCGGCGGTGGTGGGCTTCTTTTTTGCGATAGGGATGGTGGCCTCGAGGGCCTTTGAACGGGCTTTGCTGCCCTGGATTGTGGCCTCCCAGACCGTCCCCATTATCGCCATTGCGCCCATGCTGGTGGTGCTGCTGGGGCAGTATGGGGTGCAGGGCTGGCTGCCCAAGGCCATCATCGCAGCCTATATCGCCTTTTTCCCCATCACCATCGGGGTGGCCAAGGGTCTCAAAAGCCCCGACCCCATGGCCCTTGACCTGATGAAAACCTACAACGCCAGCCACTGGCAGACCTACCTTAAGCTGCGCTTCCCGGCCTCGGTGCCCTATCTGTTTACGGCCTTCAAGGTCGCCATGACGGCGGCCCTGATTGGGGCCATTGTGGCCGAGATCTCCACCATCAGCTTTCAGGGCATCGGCAAGATGCTAGCGGAGAACTCGAGGGCCTCGGATGTGGTGGCGATGTGGGTGATCATGCTCTCCTCGGCGGTGCTGGGAATCTTGCTGGTGGCCCTGGTGAACTGGCTCGAGCGCCTGCTTACGCCCTGGCGGCGCCCCGCTGGAGGCACAGCGGTATCCGCTAACGCCAAACAGGCCCGGCTGCCTGGGCGGGAGGGGGTGGGTTGA
- a CDS encoding Zn-dependent hydrolase — protein sequence MLNPQRTIAELKELRELTADENGAWRVAWSDTWLKAREWFNRKLEGLPVEQHYDAAGNNWVTLKGKSEKALLIGGHLDSVPGGGWLDGCLNVLAGLEVLRRIAEEYQGNPPVTVRLVDWADEEGARFGRSLLGSSAFSGTLEPELEKDRTDKDGIRLEEALRRCGVEMDRMLEAQSEQKNAAAYLELHIEQGPVLLDMGLPLGVVLGTFGVERHAITFRGQAAHSGSTPMHKRKDAFLAAGKMASEIYNITDRNGGVSTIGSCVTKPGIVTSVVAECTITLDQRHLDAEALARLKFEAEKASQRFAREGGLPEPEWSTIWRIHPILFHPDLIEFCDQAIREVAGVSHRLPSGPLHDAAEVARAGIPTVMMFVQSLHGISHNKIEDTKEEHLELAVQALDRLAEKTMHWIAKQ from the coding sequence ATGCTAAACCCCCAACGAACCATCGCCGAACTTAAGGAGCTGCGCGAACTGACCGCCGACGAAAACGGCGCCTGGCGGGTGGCCTGGAGCGATACCTGGCTCAAGGCGCGCGAATGGTTTAACCGCAAGCTGGAGGGCCTACCGGTGGAGCAGCACTACGACGCCGCCGGCAACAACTGGGTGACGCTCAAAGGCAAAAGCGAAAAGGCCCTGCTGATTGGCGGCCACCTGGACTCGGTGCCGGGCGGGGGCTGGCTGGATGGCTGCTTGAACGTACTGGCGGGCCTCGAGGTTCTGCGCCGCATCGCCGAGGAGTACCAGGGGAACCCCCCGGTCACGGTGCGGCTGGTGGACTGGGCCGACGAGGAGGGGGCCCGCTTTGGCCGCAGCCTGCTGGGTTCCTCGGCCTTCTCGGGCACCCTCGAGCCCGAGTTGGAAAAAGACCGCACCGACAAGGACGGCATCCGCCTGGAGGAGGCCCTGCGGCGCTGCGGGGTGGAGATGGATAGGATGCTCGAGGCCCAGAGTGAGCAGAAAAACGCCGCAGCCTACCTCGAGCTCCACATCGAACAGGGCCCGGTGCTGCTGGATATGGGCCTGCCCCTGGGGGTGGTGCTGGGAACCTTTGGAGTCGAGCGCCACGCCATCACCTTTAGGGGCCAGGCCGCCCACTCCGGCTCCACGCCCATGCATAAGCGCAAGGATGCCTTTCTGGCCGCAGGCAAAATGGCCTCCGAGATCTACAACATTACCGACCGCAACGGAGGGGTTAGCACCATCGGGAGCTGCGTTACCAAACCGGGGATTGTGACCAGCGTGGTGGCGGAATGCACCATCACCCTCGACCAGCGCCACCTCGACGCCGAGGCCCTGGCCCGGCTCAAGTTCGAAGCCGAAAAAGCCAGCCAGCGCTTCGCCCGCGAGGGGGGACTGCCGGAGCCGGAGTGGAGCACCATCTGGCGGATTCACCCCATCCTGTTCCACCCCGACCTGATCGAGTTCTGCGACCAGGCCATCCGCGAGGTGGCCGGGGTCTCGCACCGCCTGCCCTCGGGGCCCCTGCACGACGCCGCCGAGGTGGCCCGCGCTGGCATTCCCACGGTGATGATGTTCGTGCAGAGCCTGCACGGTATCAGCCACAACAAAATCGAGGACACCAAAGAAGAACACCTCGAGCTCGCGGTGCAGGCCCTGGATCGGCTGGCCGAGAAGACCATGCACTGGATTGCCAAGCAGTAG
- a CDS encoding phenylacetate--CoA ligase family protein, which yields MDRVQRLRTVVAAAQKHPVYAQKLSNVDVQSLTPERIASLPLTTRQEWLAYIQSNPQPPKGAALMHLTPSPAIGWMPEYLSAEDVEYQAQALSAQMQRLGVAGKKALVAFGYHIFAGGWLFHEALQRAGAMVLPHGPGEAERIVQLQQQYGFEILVANPSFAMKIAQAGGRFELLMAGGEPFTSVPGYREKLEQAIGGVAVDAYGTSELGVVAGEGLEKNGLWEIPEMAIIEVLDPETLEPTPEGEKGEMVVTSLSRTLMPMIRFRTGDLAVVLRPEGRLCLPRGVIGRTDLMVKVKGVKLYPTELAPLLMAFGIDPRGGAQLVVETKEGGTDKLTLRIKAEAVPPQLGPALQQATGIRLDEIQADPALEGPPLVDKRY from the coding sequence ATGGATCGAGTCCAACGCCTTCGCACCGTGGTTGCTGCTGCGCAAAAGCACCCCGTTTACGCCCAAAAACTCAGCAATGTAGACGTCCAGAGCCTGACCCCTGAGCGTATTGCCAGCCTGCCCCTCACCACCCGGCAGGAGTGGCTGGCCTATATCCAGTCGAACCCCCAGCCCCCCAAAGGCGCAGCCCTGATGCACCTGACCCCGAGCCCGGCCATCGGCTGGATGCCCGAGTACCTCTCCGCCGAGGATGTGGAGTACCAGGCCCAGGCTTTATCGGCCCAGATGCAGCGCCTGGGGGTGGCCGGCAAGAAAGCCCTGGTGGCTTTTGGCTACCACATTTTTGCCGGCGGCTGGCTGTTTCACGAGGCCCTGCAACGGGCCGGTGCGATGGTTTTGCCGCATGGCCCCGGCGAGGCCGAGCGCATCGTGCAGCTACAGCAGCAGTACGGTTTCGAGATTCTGGTCGCTAACCCCAGCTTTGCCATGAAGATTGCCCAGGCCGGGGGCCGGTTTGAGCTTTTGATGGCCGGTGGCGAACCCTTTACCTCGGTGCCGGGCTACCGCGAGAAGCTCGAGCAGGCCATTGGCGGGGTTGCGGTTGACGCCTACGGCACCTCGGAGCTGGGGGTGGTGGCCGGGGAGGGGCTGGAAAAAAACGGGCTGTGGGAAATCCCCGAGATGGCCATTATCGAGGTGCTCGACCCCGAGACCCTCGAGCCCACCCCGGAGGGCGAAAAAGGGGAGATGGTGGTGACCTCGCTCTCGCGCACCCTGATGCCCATGATCCGCTTCCGCACCGGCGATCTGGCGGTGGTATTGCGCCCTGAGGGGCGGCTCTGCCTGCCCAGGGGGGTGATTGGGCGCACCGACCTGATGGTCAAGGTGAAGGGGGTCAAGCTCTACCCCACCGAACTGGCTCCCCTGCTGATGGCCTTTGGCATTGACCCCCGCGGCGGTGCCCAACTGGTGGTGGAAACCAAAGAAGGGGGCACCGACAAGCTCACCCTGCGCATCAAGGCCGAGGCGGTGCCGCCCCAGCTTGGCCCGGCCTTGCAGCAGGCCACCGGCATCCGCCTGGACGAGATTCAGGCCGACCCCGCCCTGGAAGGGCCGCCGCTGGTGGATAAGCGCTACTAA
- a CDS encoding PucR family transcriptional regulator: MHLPTLRQILELPAFAGAELLSGQARLEAPITWVHVAEVLDVARLLSGGELVLSTGLELSRSTPEAQVAYVRSLAEAGVGGLGLELVQWLTEVPPEMLQTARMLQFPILVFRSEVRFADLTRAAHERILRPAVDREEPLLDSLLEALVETGRDRSFLQRQLGAILNLPSRPRSTLLATLEALLASQFNIAETARRLGVRRQSIYYRLEQLRGMLGDLESPERRLGLWVALELLKR, encoded by the coding sequence ATGCACCTGCCCACCCTGCGCCAGATTCTCGAGCTTCCCGCCTTTGCCGGGGCGGAACTGCTCTCGGGGCAGGCTCGGCTCGAGGCCCCCATCACCTGGGTGCACGTGGCCGAGGTGCTGGACGTGGCCCGGCTGCTGTCGGGGGGTGAGCTGGTGCTTTCCACTGGCCTCGAGCTCTCCCGCAGCACGCCCGAGGCCCAGGTGGCCTATGTGCGCTCGCTGGCCGAGGCCGGGGTGGGGGGGCTCGGCCTCGAGCTGGTGCAGTGGCTCACCGAGGTGCCCCCGGAGATGCTGCAAACCGCCCGAATGCTGCAATTCCCCATCCTGGTTTTTCGCAGCGAGGTGCGCTTTGCCGACCTGACCCGCGCGGCCCACGAGCGCATTCTGCGCCCGGCGGTGGATAGGGAAGAGCCGCTGCTGGACTCGCTCCTGGAGGCCCTGGTCGAGACCGGCCGCGACCGCAGCTTTCTGCAGCGCCAGCTAGGGGCCATTCTGAACCTGCCCAGCCGGCCCCGCAGCACCCTGCTGGCTACCCTGGAAGCCCTGCTGGCCTCGCAGTTCAACATCGCTGAGACCGCCCGCCGGCTGGGGGTGCGCCGGCAGAGCATCTACTACCGCCTCGAGCAGCTCAGGGGCATGCTGGGCGACCTCGAGAGCCCCGAACGGCGGCTGGGCTTGTGGGTGGCGCTGGAGCTGCTCAAGCGCTAA
- the nuoE gene encoding NADH-quinone oxidoreductase subunit NuoE, with protein sequence MGFFDDKQDWLNEVFAQYPDRRAALMPMLRRVQQDEGWISPERQEEIARILGITATEVAGVMSFYSYYQALPTGKYHLQVCATLSCAIGGADELWDELVETLGILRGEVTPDGLFSIQKVECLGSCHTAPVIQVNDEPYVECVTKARLHALLQGLREGKKLEEIALPGKVGHEVHVRGEEVGA encoded by the coding sequence ATGGGATTTTTCGACGATAAGCAAGACTGGTTAAACGAGGTATTCGCGCAGTACCCCGACCGACGGGCGGCCCTCATGCCCATGCTGCGGCGGGTACAGCAGGACGAGGGCTGGATCTCCCCTGAGCGCCAGGAGGAGATCGCCCGAATCTTAGGCATCACCGCGACCGAGGTTGCGGGCGTGATGAGCTTTTACAGCTACTACCAGGCCCTGCCCACCGGCAAGTACCACCTGCAGGTGTGCGCCACCCTGAGCTGCGCCATTGGCGGGGCCGACGAGCTGTGGGATGAGCTGGTCGAGACGCTGGGCATCCTGCGCGGGGAGGTGACCCCTGACGGGCTCTTCAGCATTCAGAAGGTGGAGTGCCTGGGCTCCTGCCACACCGCGCCGGTGATCCAGGTCAACGACGAGCCCTATGTGGAGTGCGTGACCAAGGCCCGGCTGCACGCGCTTTTGCAGGGCCTGCGGGAAGGGAAGAAGCTCGAGGAGATCGCCCTACCCGGCAAGGTGGGGCACGAGGTGCACGTGCGTGGGGAGGAGGTGGGCGCATGA
- a CDS encoding NuoB/complex I 20 kDa subunit family protein, with translation MATIADLFTKDVQELENEGVLFTTLEKLIAWGRSNSLWPATFGLACCAIEMMASTDARNDLSRFGSEVFRASPRQADVMIVAGRLSKKMAPVMRRVYDQMPDPKWVISMGACASSGGMFNNYAIVQNVDSVVPVDVFVPGCPPRPEALIYAVMQLQKKIQGKARDDQGRKLPKVEAWKR, from the coding sequence ATGGCAACCATTGCAGACTTATTTACAAAAGACGTGCAGGAACTGGAAAACGAGGGGGTTTTGTTTACCACCCTCGAGAAGCTCATTGCCTGGGGGCGCTCGAACAGCCTGTGGCCGGCGACCTTTGGCCTGGCCTGCTGTGCCATCGAAATGATGGCCTCGACCGACGCCCGCAACGACCTATCCCGTTTTGGCTCCGAGGTCTTCCGGGCCTCACCCCGTCAGGCCGATGTGATGATCGTGGCCGGGCGGCTCTCCAAGAAAATGGCCCCGGTGATGCGCCGGGTCTACGACCAGATGCCCGACCCCAAATGGGTCATCTCGATGGGGGCCTGCGCTTCCTCGGGGGGGATGTTCAATAACTACGCCATCGTGCAGAACGTGGACAGCGTGGTGCCGGTGGATGTGTTTGTGCCGGGCTGCCCGCCCCGGCCCGAGGCCCTCATCTATGCGGTGATGCAGCTTCAGAAAAAAATCCAGGGCAAGGCCCGCGACGACCAGGGTCGCAAGCTGCCCAAGGTGGAGGCCTGGAAGCGCTAG
- the nuoD gene encoding NADH dehydrogenase (quinone) subunit D yields the protein MVRDPQKLHSPSVEAYDIADAPELKSEVMTLNVGPQHPSTHGVLRVVVDLSGEQILRLTPHIGYLHTGFEKNMEHRTYTQCITYTPRMDYLHSFSHDLAYALSVEKLVGAQVPPRAQAIRVMLNELSRIASHLVFLGTGLLDFGALTPFFYAFREREAVLDLFEWVSGQRFHHNYIRIGGLKEDLPPEFLGEVKKFIAQMPARIDEYEALFRESPIFYERARGVAVIPPEVAINLSLTGGSLRASGVNYDVRKAYPYAGYETYDFDVPVLTGGDVFDRMVIRILEMRESVKIIRQAVERLEALGPGPIRDPNPQISLPPRHLLETSMEAVIYHFKLVTEGFHPALGEVYVPTESARGELGYYIVSDGGSMPYRVKVRAPSFVNLQSLPYACKGVQMADMVVVIASLDPVMGDVDR from the coding sequence ATGGTGCGCGACCCGCAAAAGCTACACAGCCCCTCGGTGGAGGCCTACGATATCGCCGATGCGCCGGAGCTGAAATCCGAGGTCATGACCCTCAACGTGGGGCCCCAGCACCCCTCAACCCACGGGGTGCTGCGGGTGGTGGTGGATCTCTCAGGGGAGCAGATTCTGCGCCTGACCCCCCACATCGGCTACCTTCACACCGGCTTCGAGAAGAACATGGAGCACCGCACCTACACGCAGTGCATCACCTACACCCCCCGCATGGACTACCTGCACAGCTTTAGCCACGACCTGGCCTACGCCCTGAGCGTGGAAAAGCTGGTGGGGGCCCAGGTGCCCCCCAGGGCCCAGGCCATCCGGGTGATGCTCAACGAGCTGTCCCGCATCGCCTCGCACCTGGTCTTCCTGGGGACGGGCCTGCTGGACTTTGGTGCGCTGACGCCGTTCTTCTACGCCTTCCGCGAGCGCGAGGCGGTGCTCGACCTCTTCGAATGGGTCTCGGGGCAGCGCTTCCACCATAACTACATCCGGATTGGCGGCCTCAAGGAAGACCTGCCGCCGGAGTTTCTGGGCGAGGTGAAGAAGTTCATCGCGCAGATGCCGGCCCGGATCGACGAGTACGAGGCTTTGTTCCGGGAAAGCCCCATCTTTTACGAGCGCGCCCGCGGTGTGGCGGTGATCCCCCCCGAGGTGGCCATCAACCTTTCCCTTACCGGGGGCAGCCTGCGGGCCTCGGGGGTCAACTACGATGTGCGCAAGGCTTATCCCTACGCGGGCTACGAGACCTACGACTTCGACGTCCCGGTGCTGACCGGGGGCGATGTCTTTGACCGGATGGTGATCCGCATCCTCGAGATGCGCGAGTCGGTCAAGATCATCCGGCAGGCCGTGGAGCGGCTCGAGGCCCTCGGGCCAGGCCCCATCCGCGACCCCAACCCGCAGATCTCGCTGCCACCACGCCACCTGCTGGAGACCTCGATGGAGGCGGTAATCTACCACTTCAAGCTGGTCACCGAGGGCTTCCACCCGGCCCTGGGTGAGGTCTACGTGCCCACCGAGAGCGCGCGGGGTGAGCTCGGTTACTACATCGTTTCCGACGGGGGTTCCATGCCCTACCGGGTCAAGGTGCGGGCGCCCAGCTTTGTGAACCTGCAAAGCCTGCCCTATGCTTGCAAGGGCGTGCAGATGGCCGACATGGTGGTGGTAATCGCATCCTTGGACCCGGTGATGGGGGACGTGGATCGGTGA